Proteins encoded in a region of the Mycolicibacterium chitae genome:
- a CDS encoding LLM class F420-dependent oxidoreductase, whose protein sequence is MRIGLSVGYWGARPPKNIERYLAEAEEVGVESMWTAEAYGSDAISTLACWGTRTAAMRLGTAVCQMSARTPTAMAMAALTIDHLSSGRMIVGIGASGPQVVEGWYGQPYPRPLERTREYVDIMRKVWAREAPVTYSGRHYQLPYNGERGAGLGKPLLSTVHPLRPDIPVYLGAEGPKNVALAAEIADGWLPLWFSPKSDEFYRNALAEGFSRPGARRSADTFDVAGVVWVSEHEDVEVAASRIKPVIALYAGGMGAKDVNFHNDVFVRMGWGDVCAKVQELYLAGRKQEASDAIPLEMVEDVALVGPVDKLSADLKNRWGSTCLTTMVLGGRLKQETLAQLVQTADAL, encoded by the coding sequence ATGCGAATCGGACTTTCAGTCGGCTACTGGGGTGCTCGCCCGCCGAAGAACATCGAACGATACCTGGCCGAGGCCGAGGAGGTCGGGGTCGAAAGTATGTGGACCGCGGAGGCTTACGGCTCCGACGCGATCTCGACTTTGGCCTGCTGGGGTACGCGTACGGCTGCGATGAGACTGGGGACCGCGGTCTGCCAGATGTCGGCACGCACGCCGACCGCGATGGCGATGGCGGCATTGACCATCGATCATCTGAGTAGCGGGCGGATGATCGTGGGAATCGGTGCCTCGGGCCCGCAGGTTGTCGAAGGATGGTACGGCCAGCCCTACCCGCGGCCCCTGGAACGCACCCGAGAGTACGTCGACATCATGCGCAAGGTGTGGGCTCGGGAGGCGCCGGTGACCTACTCGGGCCGCCACTACCAACTGCCCTATAACGGCGAGCGGGGTGCCGGGCTGGGTAAACCGCTGTTGTCCACGGTGCATCCATTGCGTCCCGACATCCCGGTCTATCTGGGCGCGGAGGGGCCGAAGAACGTTGCCCTGGCAGCTGAGATTGCCGACGGCTGGCTACCGCTGTGGTTCTCGCCGAAGTCCGATGAATTCTATCGAAATGCGTTGGCAGAGGGTTTCTCTCGGCCGGGTGCGCGCCGCAGCGCTGACACGTTCGACGTCGCCGGCGTGGTGTGGGTGAGCGAGCACGAGGACGTCGAGGTCGCGGCATCGCGGATCAAGCCCGTGATCGCGCTCTACGCCGGCGGCATGGGGGCCAAGGACGTGAACTTCCACAACGATGTGTTCGTGCGAATGGGATGGGGAGACGTCTGCGCGAAGGTGCAGGAACTCTACCTGGCCGGACGTAAACAGGAAGCCAGCGACGCGATCCCGCTGGAGATGGTCGAGGACGTGGCTCTGGTGGGACCCGTCGACAAGTTGAGTGCGGATCTGAAGAACCGTTGGGGCTCAACGTGCCTGACGACCATGGTGTTGGGCGGTCGACTGAAACAGGAAACTTTGGCACAGTTGGTGCAGACGGCCGACGCTCTCTGA
- a CDS encoding class I adenylate-forming enzyme family protein: MSGTVVDALSWWARTKPDQVAIDFDGDELCYRELNNWANGVAGRLRDVGVAAGDRVAIVGSNSLEWCAAALGAAKLGAILAPFNQRMVARELAVLVGNCDPKVVLCDESTCERVQELRTMESGFTVQYLETDVRPLRHGDHPQAAPGLPDVGAPTAIVYTSGSTSTPKGVVFTHAMIAGVMHEWHLIEGILPDTPRQLMVLPLFGAPGYIWGVCRNVIHGGTLFLQPRFDAPKALDILTSKQITALIGPPIIFEQIAAEPGFADAEISSISTAHVGGARVPVGLLRAWHAKGVALRQIYGQTEIGGSATAMPREEALNHPEKCGWGGIFTKIRVVDENDRDVPAGVEGQILLRGPGMTPGYWRNEDATRVALRNGWLHTGDIGVLDAQGYLTFVDRHKDMIISGGINIAPMEIEMVLQEMPAVEEVAVISVADPKFGETPAALVYAGAALSTADIVAWCNQRLADYKVPRYVVVLDEPLPRLASGKIAKRELRDSYAGIPDTYSKVR, translated from the coding sequence AGCTGTGCTATCGGGAACTGAACAACTGGGCCAACGGGGTGGCTGGTCGTCTTCGCGATGTCGGCGTGGCCGCCGGCGACCGGGTGGCGATCGTCGGGTCCAACAGTCTGGAGTGGTGCGCCGCGGCGCTGGGTGCAGCGAAGCTCGGGGCGATCCTCGCGCCGTTCAACCAGCGGATGGTGGCCCGGGAGTTGGCTGTCCTGGTCGGCAATTGTGACCCCAAGGTGGTGTTGTGCGATGAGAGCACCTGTGAGCGGGTCCAGGAACTGCGCACGATGGAGTCTGGCTTCACGGTGCAGTACTTGGAAACCGATGTGCGTCCGCTTCGCCACGGTGACCATCCGCAGGCAGCGCCTGGTTTACCCGATGTGGGCGCTCCGACCGCCATCGTCTACACCAGCGGATCCACGAGTACGCCCAAGGGCGTGGTCTTCACGCACGCGATGATCGCCGGTGTCATGCACGAGTGGCATCTGATCGAGGGCATCCTGCCCGACACGCCCCGGCAGTTGATGGTGTTGCCGCTGTTCGGAGCGCCCGGCTACATCTGGGGTGTGTGCCGCAACGTGATACACGGCGGGACATTGTTCCTACAGCCCCGATTCGATGCTCCCAAGGCGCTCGATATTCTCACCTCCAAGCAGATCACTGCGCTGATCGGACCACCGATCATCTTCGAGCAGATCGCCGCTGAGCCGGGGTTCGCCGATGCGGAGATCAGTTCGATCTCGACGGCACACGTGGGTGGGGCTCGGGTCCCGGTTGGGCTGCTTCGGGCGTGGCACGCCAAAGGTGTTGCGCTGCGCCAGATCTACGGTCAGACCGAGATCGGCGGCTCGGCGACTGCGATGCCCCGTGAGGAGGCCCTCAACCACCCTGAGAAATGCGGCTGGGGCGGCATCTTCACCAAGATTCGGGTGGTGGATGAGAACGACCGGGATGTGCCGGCCGGCGTCGAGGGGCAGATACTGCTGCGCGGCCCCGGTATGACGCCCGGCTATTGGCGGAACGAGGACGCCACCCGCGTCGCGCTGAGAAATGGCTGGCTGCACACCGGAGACATCGGCGTGCTCGATGCGCAGGGATATCTGACGTTCGTCGATCGACACAAGGACATGATCATCTCGGGCGGGATCAACATCGCGCCGATGGAGATCGAGATGGTGCTGCAGGAGATGCCCGCCGTGGAAGAGGTGGCGGTGATCAGCGTGGCCGACCCGAAGTTCGGTGAAACACCCGCGGCGCTCGTCTACGCTGGCGCCGCCCTGTCGACTGCAGACATCGTCGCCTGGTGTAACCAACGACTCGCCGACTACAAAGTGCCTCGCTACGTTGTCGTCCTCGACGAGCCCCTACCACGCTTGGCCAGCGGCAAGATCGCCAAACGCGAACTGCGCGACAGCTATGCCGGCATTCCCGACACCTATTCGAAGGTGCGCTGA
- a CDS encoding SDR family oxidoreductase has translation MSQPELSASPGVALITGAARGIGAAIARRLASDGFAVAINYASSADAAERLVKEIEAAGGSAIALQADISDPAAAANLVAETTTRLGPPLVLVNNAGLNVVGSVRKQEPADWDRVIGVNLNGAYYCTHHALPAMYEAGYGRIVMLGSPIAERTITPGVAAYSAAKAGVMGLVRTLAKEVIDRGITVNSVLPGYVETEMTRSSGDDGAAMVRAWPAIAPEDIAATVAFLVSAPAARISGEEIGVWAGGPRFRTN, from the coding sequence TTGAGTCAGCCCGAGCTTTCCGCCTCCCCCGGGGTAGCTCTCATCACCGGCGCCGCACGTGGGATCGGTGCTGCCATCGCACGCAGGTTGGCTTCGGACGGGTTCGCCGTCGCTATCAACTACGCCAGTAGCGCCGACGCCGCAGAACGACTGGTCAAGGAGATCGAAGCCGCGGGCGGATCCGCGATTGCCCTGCAAGCCGACATCAGCGATCCCGCAGCCGCTGCAAACCTCGTGGCCGAGACGACGACACGGCTGGGTCCGCCGCTGGTTCTGGTGAACAACGCGGGGCTCAACGTCGTCGGCTCCGTGCGCAAGCAAGAGCCCGCCGACTGGGATCGGGTGATCGGCGTCAACCTCAATGGTGCTTACTACTGCACCCACCATGCGCTCCCGGCCATGTATGAGGCCGGTTATGGGCGCATCGTCATGCTCGGGAGTCCGATCGCCGAGCGCACCATCACCCCAGGGGTTGCCGCCTACTCCGCCGCCAAGGCCGGCGTCATGGGGCTCGTCCGCACATTGGCCAAAGAGGTGATCGACCGTGGTATCACCGTGAACTCGGTACTGCCAGGCTACGTGGAAACCGAAATGACCCGTTCCAGCGGAGATGACGGCGCCGCCATGGTGCGCGCTTGGCCGGCAATCGCACCGGAGGACATCGCCGCCACCGTGGCATTCTTGGTATCCGCCCCCGCAGCGCGCATCTCCGGCGAAGAGATCGGCGTATGGGCGGGTGGACCGCGTTTCCGCACCAACTGA